One part of the Thiomicrospira cyclica ALM1 genome encodes these proteins:
- a CDS encoding zinc ribbon-containing protein, with the protein MSLSNKLQAAYNSLTDQLVMRMKAAEDVSLHWLGEQLDHLQKNAQELGSEVAVLTEHELNEVQDILQRDIEQAAEYLEGSGQGLDAFIENDWPLIEGILSEKALSLADPSQIHHLKLRLQAALAASK; encoded by the coding sequence ATGTCACTATCCAATAAATTACAAGCCGCCTATAACAGCCTGACCGACCAACTGGTTATGCGCATGAAAGCAGCTGAGGATGTGAGCCTGCATTGGCTGGGCGAACAATTAGATCACTTGCAAAAAAATGCGCAAGAATTAGGTTCCGAAGTCGCCGTGCTAACCGAGCATGAACTTAACGAAGTGCAAGACATCTTACAACGTGATATCGAACAAGCCGCCGAATATTTGGAAGGCAGTGGTCAGGGGCTAGACGCTTTTATTGAAAATGATTGGCCATTGATTGAGGGCATCTTATCGGAAAAAGCCTTATCGCTCGCCGATCCAAGCCAGATTCATCACTTAAAACTGCGTTTACAAGCGGCACTCGCTGCAAGTAAATAA
- a CDS encoding ribose-phosphate pyrophosphokinase, with the protein MANKSVMIFAGNANVTLAERISLYLDQPLGQANVGRFSDGEIMVQITESVRGKDVYVLQPTCTPEPAVNLMEMLVMIDALKRASAKRITAVVPYYGFARQDRRPHSARVPITARLAADMITVAGADRMITIDLHSDQIQGFFDIPVDNIYASPVLVEDMLAQSGSEVSNIAVVSPDVGGVVRARAVAKALDADLAIIDKRRPKANVSQVMNVIGDVRGRDCIIVDDMVDTAGTLCKAAAALMENGAKSVTAYATHAVLSGPAVENIRKSKLKELVVTDTIPQSLDAMECEKIRQVSVANILGETIRRVNNEESVTALMPAM; encoded by the coding sequence ATGGCTAACAAAAGCGTCATGATATTTGCGGGTAATGCGAATGTCACTCTTGCCGAGAGAATCTCCCTCTACCTGGACCAACCCTTGGGTCAAGCAAATGTAGGTCGTTTTAGTGACGGCGAAATCATGGTTCAAATCACCGAATCTGTTCGTGGTAAAGATGTCTATGTATTGCAACCGACCTGTACGCCTGAGCCTGCTGTCAACTTGATGGAAATGCTAGTGATGATTGATGCACTTAAACGTGCATCAGCAAAACGCATCACCGCCGTTGTGCCTTATTACGGTTTTGCTCGTCAGGATCGTCGTCCGCATTCAGCGCGTGTGCCGATTACAGCACGCTTGGCCGCTGATATGATTACCGTAGCCGGTGCTGATCGTATGATCACCATTGACCTGCATTCCGATCAAATACAAGGATTTTTCGATATTCCTGTTGATAACATCTATGCCTCGCCGGTACTGGTTGAAGACATGTTGGCGCAATCGGGCTCTGAGGTATCAAATATCGCGGTGGTTTCCCCCGATGTGGGCGGTGTAGTGCGAGCTCGTGCTGTTGCTAAGGCGCTTGATGCCGACCTAGCCATTATCGACAAGCGCCGACCAAAAGCGAATGTGTCACAGGTAATGAATGTTATCGGTGATGTTAGAGGTCGTGACTGTATTATTGTTGATGATATGGTCGATACCGCTGGTACGCTGTGTAAAGCGGCCGCTGCCTTAATGGAAAATGGTGCAAAAAGCGTTACTGCTTATGCTACGCATGCGGTATTGTCAGGCCCTGCGGTGGAAAATATTCGCAAATCAAAATTAAAAGAGCTTGTGGTGACCGATACCATCCCACAATCTTTGGATGCGATGGAGTGCGAAAAAATTCGTCAAGTATCTGTGGCTAATATTTTAGGTGAAACCATTCGCCGTGTGAACAACGAAGAGTCTGTTACCGCACTGATGCCGGCGATGTGA
- the nadD gene encoding nicotinate-nucleotide adenylyltransferase has protein sequence MRVAITRPAKQVDKQNIEWMGVFGGTFDPIHYGHLRPAQDVLEQLGLTRIHFIPCYQPVHRGIPQVSSTQRAQMVKLAIADQPAFVFDSTELDRQGPSYMVDTLTRLKQRFPAAGLVLMMGVDAFAKFLHWHQWQRILTLANIAIMHRPGEQLPDTGELADLLAKRQVRVFSQPAGQLLDLAVTQLDLSATQIRDLIQHNHPIDGLVPSAVQDFIYTNKLYQKDSYGIKCSN, from the coding sequence ATGCGAGTGGCAATAACCAGGCCTGCTAAGCAAGTCGATAAACAAAACATCGAATGGATGGGTGTGTTTGGTGGCACCTTTGATCCGATTCATTATGGTCATTTGCGCCCCGCCCAAGATGTGTTAGAACAGCTGGGATTAACGCGCATTCATTTTATTCCTTGCTATCAACCGGTTCATCGTGGGATTCCCCAAGTGTCTTCAACACAGCGCGCTCAGATGGTGAAGTTGGCCATTGCTGATCAGCCGGCATTTGTGTTCGATTCAACCGAGTTAGATCGACAAGGGCCTTCTTACATGGTCGATACCTTAACCCGCCTTAAACAGCGTTTTCCAGCAGCAGGCCTGGTGCTAATGATGGGGGTGGATGCGTTTGCGAAATTTTTACACTGGCACCAATGGCAACGAATTTTAACCCTGGCCAATATTGCGATTATGCATCGCCCAGGCGAGCAACTGCCGGATACGGGCGAGCTTGCCGACTTGTTGGCAAAACGGCAAGTGCGCGTGTTTTCGCAACCCGCGGGGCAGTTGCTGGATTTGGCGGTTACGCAATTGGATTTGAGCGCGACGCAAATCCGTGATTTAATCCAACATAATCACCCCATCGACGGCTTGGTGCCAAGTGCGGTGCAAGATTTTATTTATACAAACAAGCTCTATCAAAAGGATAGCTATGGAATTAAATGCAGCAATTGA
- a CDS encoding glutamate-5-semialdehyde dehydrogenase: MNIKDYMQNLGQQARAASRVLVTATTEQKNNALLAMASQLEAQAAFLKADNAKDLAAGKANGLDDAMLDRLAITDKGVAQMAEGLRQIAGLVDPIGEITDLRYRPSGIQVGKMRVPLGVVGIIYESRPNVTIDAAALCLKSGNAAILRGGSEAGYSNRALAACIQAGLEQAGLPKASVQVVETTDREAVGELIAMPKYVDVIIPRGGKGLIARISEHARVPVIKHLDGICHVYIDDDADKEKAIRVAYNSKTHRYGVCNAMETLLVAESRAAEVLPELAKLYQEKGVELRGCAKTCALIDAKPATDEDWATEYLAPVLSIRVVTDMPMAIEHIAQYSSAHTESIITENYTKARQFMAQVDSSSVMVNASTRFADGFEYGLGAEIGISTDKFHARGPVGLEGLTSQKYIVLGDGHIRQ, encoded by the coding sequence ATGAATATTAAAGACTATATGCAGAATTTAGGTCAGCAGGCGCGAGCGGCGTCGCGGGTGTTGGTGACGGCAACCACCGAGCAGAAAAATAATGCCTTATTAGCAATGGCGTCGCAATTAGAAGCACAAGCTGCGTTTTTAAAAGCCGATAATGCCAAGGATTTAGCAGCGGGCAAGGCCAACGGTTTGGATGATGCCATGCTGGATCGGTTAGCAATTACGGACAAAGGTGTGGCGCAGATGGCGGAAGGTTTGCGTCAAATAGCCGGCCTGGTGGATCCGATTGGTGAAATCACCGACTTGCGCTATCGTCCGTCCGGTATTCAAGTTGGCAAAATGCGTGTGCCGCTGGGTGTGGTGGGGATTATTTATGAGTCGCGTCCAAACGTGACGATTGATGCCGCGGCCTTGTGTTTAAAATCCGGCAATGCGGCGATTTTGCGCGGCGGGTCGGAAGCGGGGTATTCTAATCGTGCCTTGGCGGCGTGTATTCAAGCCGGATTGGAGCAAGCCGGTCTGCCTAAAGCCTCGGTGCAAGTGGTGGAAACGACGGATCGAGAAGCGGTGGGTGAGTTGATTGCGATGCCTAAATATGTTGATGTGATTATCCCACGTGGTGGCAAAGGCTTGATTGCGCGCATTAGCGAACACGCGCGCGTGCCGGTGATTAAGCATTTAGACGGGATTTGTCATGTCTATATTGATGATGATGCCGATAAGGAAAAAGCGATAAGGGTTGCCTATAATTCGAAAACCCATCGTTATGGCGTCTGTAACGCGATGGAAACCTTATTGGTGGCCGAATCGCGCGCTGCAGAGGTGTTGCCTGAATTGGCCAAGCTGTACCAAGAAAAAGGTGTCGAGTTGCGCGGTTGTGCCAAAACCTGTGCGCTGATTGACGCGAAGCCGGCAACCGATGAGGATTGGGCAACCGAATATTTAGCGCCGGTGTTATCGATTCGAGTTGTGACTGATATGCCGATGGCGATTGAACATATTGCGCAATACAGTTCGGCGCATACCGAATCCATTATTACCGAAAACTATACCAAGGCACGTCAGTTTATGGCGCAGGTGGATTCGAGTTCGGTGATGGTGAATGCGTCAACCCGTTTTGCCGATGGCTTTGAGTATGGTTTAGGGGCGGAAATCGGCATCAGTACTGATAAATTCCACGCCCGTGGCCCGGTTGGTTTAGAAGGCTTAACCTCGCAGAAATACATTGTGCTGGGTGACGGTCATATTCGCCAATAA
- a CDS encoding outer membrane protein: MKTKLLASAVLAALFVAPVQAQQTYIGLDLGVASVDRDKELKETLRFLRDEAEGDVSGKLDQGSSVFRIHVGHFVTDNLALEAGYFKTGSYDGTYRVLSGDFAGLRLRSSVEVSGFDISANYFFGDFYIKGGLHSSKIDFEIKAPGGISISNDESGTGFLLGAGYQGALTDQVGYRLSYTYMDSIAGESDVNSSIFAAGLIYKF; encoded by the coding sequence ATGAAAACTAAATTATTAGCATCAGCCGTTCTGGCTGCTTTGTTTGTTGCGCCTGTGCAAGCACAGCAGACCTACATCGGTTTGGATTTAGGTGTTGCAAGTGTTGATCGTGATAAAGAACTGAAGGAGACCTTACGATTCCTTAGAGATGAGGCAGAGGGAGACGTATCAGGTAAATTAGATCAAGGTTCAAGTGTTTTTCGTATTCATGTTGGGCATTTTGTAACAGACAACCTGGCACTTGAGGCCGGCTATTTTAAAACCGGTAGTTATGACGGTACTTATCGCGTCTTAAGCGGTGATTTTGCAGGTTTGCGTTTAAGATCAAGCGTTGAGGTAAGCGGTTTTGATATTTCAGCCAATTATTTTTTTGGTGATTTTTATATTAAAGGTGGCTTGCATAGTTCAAAAATTGATTTTGAAATAAAAGCGCCAGGTGGAATATCGATTAGCAATGACGAGTCAGGTACTGGATTTTTATTGGGTGCTGGCTATCAAGGAGCACTTACTGATCAAGTTGGTTACCGTTTGAGTTATACCTATATGGATTCTATTGCTGGTGAAAGTGATGTTAATTCAAGTATTTTTGCGGCTGGTTTAATTTATAAGTTCTAA
- the rlmH gene encoding 23S rRNA (pseudouridine(1915)-N(3))-methyltransferase RlmH, whose translation MIIHLICVGQKMPKWVQDAYQDYAKRLPKSCSLNLIELPMALRGKTGSVAQYKTEEAKRILAAVPKQARLIVLDEKGVQPTTLKLADKLAEWLGGGQDIALVVGGPDGLDESIREQASWMWSLSHLTLPHPLVRVLLAEQIYRAWSVLQNHPYHRE comes from the coding sequence ATGATTATTCATTTGATTTGTGTGGGGCAGAAAATGCCTAAATGGGTGCAAGACGCTTACCAAGATTACGCCAAACGCCTACCTAAAAGCTGTAGCTTGAATTTGATTGAACTACCCATGGCACTGAGGGGAAAGACAGGCTCGGTTGCCCAATACAAAACTGAGGAGGCCAAGCGTATTTTGGCCGCTGTGCCAAAGCAGGCGCGCTTAATTGTGCTGGATGAAAAAGGTGTCCAGCCCACCACGCTAAAACTCGCTGATAAGCTGGCTGAATGGTTGGGCGGTGGCCAGGACATCGCGCTGGTAGTAGGCGGTCCGGATGGTTTAGATGAGTCGATTCGTGAGCAAGCGAGTTGGATGTGGAGCTTGTCACATTTAACACTGCCGCATCCTTTGGTGAGAGTCCTTTTGGCCGAGCAGATTTATCGGGCCTGGTCGGTATTGCAAAATCATCCTTATCATCGCGAATAA
- a CDS encoding 50S ribosomal protein L25/general stress protein Ctc, with protein sequence MSALWTAKVRSTEGKGASRRLRHTGQIPGIIYGGDKDAVSVTLDANFVKKTLMNNDIYNTILTVDVEGASKESVVIKDMQRHPARADVMHIDLQRVTDNGRVVKRVPIKFVGSAKAPGVKLGGLMTFFQKTVEVRCSAKNLPTAIEIDVSGMEAGESLRLSDLQLPKGVEVVALLHGSADYDQAVVGIGKVRR encoded by the coding sequence ATGAGCGCATTATGGACAGCTAAAGTTCGTTCGACTGAGGGGAAAGGTGCGAGCCGCCGCCTTCGTCATACGGGCCAAATCCCAGGTATCATTTATGGGGGTGACAAGGACGCCGTTTCAGTCACCTTGGATGCCAATTTTGTAAAAAAAACCTTGATGAATAACGACATTTACAACACAATTTTGACGGTTGATGTTGAAGGCGCAAGTAAAGAAAGCGTCGTTATTAAAGACATGCAGCGTCACCCAGCACGTGCTGACGTGATGCACATCGACTTACAACGTGTGACTGATAACGGTCGTGTTGTTAAGCGTGTACCCATTAAGTTCGTTGGTTCGGCAAAAGCACCGGGCGTTAAGTTGGGCGGTTTGATGACATTCTTCCAGAAAACAGTTGAAGTTCGTTGTTCAGCTAAAAACCTACCTACAGCTATTGAAATTGATGTTTCAGGCATGGAAGCGGGTGAAAGCTTACGTTTATCTGATCTTCAATTGCCAAAAGGTGTTGAAGTGGTCGCATTGTTACACGGCAGTGCCGACTATGACCAAGCTGTAGTAGGTATTGG
- a CDS encoding helix-turn-helix domain-containing protein, giving the protein MNLIGNSIRKLREEQGLTQDQFAARCNLIGWDISRGTLAKIEAKVRRITDIEVALLSKALKKPIQTLFETRPGDNSSDRNPD; this is encoded by the coding sequence ATGAATTTAATCGGTAATAGCATTCGTAAACTTAGAGAGGAGCAGGGATTAACCCAAGACCAATTTGCCGCACGCTGTAACTTAATTGGCTGGGATATTTCGCGGGGCACGCTAGCCAAGATTGAAGCTAAAGTTCGGCGTATTACCGATATTGAAGTAGCCTTACTGTCTAAGGCGCTAAAGAAACCCATTCAAACACTATTTGAAACCAGGCCTGGTGACAACTCCAGCGATCGAAACCCTGACTAA
- the holA gene encoding DNA polymerase III subunit delta, whose protein sequence is MLIASAFLKQLHQGQWRHPSILLVYGEEPLYIRRVTDALRQTFKAQGFLQRDRYDVDAQFDWQGLQMETQTGSLFADQRLIELAMPTGNPGTPGSQFVLNWCKQPPQDCVLVIYCERLESRQVKAKWAQAIESAGLVVQAKPLAQPELVRWCQQEARVQQLQLDTEAAALLAERVEGNMLAAEQELMKLSLRYPAGQVISAQDIAEQVVDQAHYQLFALSSLVLMGEAKQALHVLHRLQQEGTEAPIVLWLLTKELRTLVELAQASNLNLAMKEQRIWSAKQAEYRQALSRHPLKIWHRLLIDAYQIDRQIKGLQLGDPWLGLADLLVSIAR, encoded by the coding sequence ATGCTAATTGCGTCGGCCTTTCTTAAACAACTTCATCAAGGCCAATGGCGCCATCCATCGATTCTATTGGTCTATGGCGAGGAACCGCTGTATATCCGCCGCGTAACCGACGCTTTACGGCAGACCTTTAAAGCGCAGGGTTTTTTGCAGCGAGATCGTTATGATGTCGATGCGCAGTTTGATTGGCAAGGCCTGCAAATGGAAACCCAAACCGGCTCCTTGTTTGCCGATCAACGTTTGATTGAACTGGCGATGCCAACAGGCAATCCCGGCACGCCCGGCAGTCAATTCGTGTTGAACTGGTGTAAGCAACCGCCACAAGATTGTGTGCTTGTAATTTATTGTGAGCGTTTAGAAAGTCGCCAAGTGAAAGCGAAATGGGCGCAGGCTATTGAATCAGCAGGCCTGGTTGTGCAGGCCAAACCGCTGGCACAGCCGGAATTAGTGCGTTGGTGTCAGCAAGAAGCGCGCGTGCAACAGTTGCAGCTTGATACTGAAGCGGCGGCATTGCTTGCCGAACGGGTCGAAGGCAATATGCTGGCCGCGGAGCAGGAACTGATGAAGCTGAGCTTGCGTTATCCGGCTGGTCAGGTGATTAGTGCGCAAGACATTGCCGAGCAGGTGGTGGATCAAGCTCATTACCAACTGTTTGCACTGAGTAGTTTGGTATTAATGGGGGAGGCCAAGCAGGCATTACATGTCCTGCACCGATTACAGCAAGAAGGTACTGAGGCGCCGATTGTGTTGTGGTTGCTCACCAAAGAACTACGGACTTTAGTTGAGTTGGCGCAAGCCAGTAACCTGAATCTTGCGATGAAAGAACAGCGGATTTGGTCAGCCAAACAGGCCGAATACCGCCAAGCCTTATCGCGTCATCCGCTGAAAATTTGGCATCGACTGTTAATCGATGCCTATCAAATTGATCGTCAAATCAAAGGTCTACAACTCGGTGATCCCTGGTTAGGGCTGGCGGATTTGCTGGTTAGCATTGCTCGTTAG
- a CDS encoding LPS-assembly lipoprotein LptE gives MNLSRRSLLAGLVAGTFAGTLAGVSGCGFRLRGVGGFGGQLNLEFLYVTGSVPAGLMAALNQQLDAAGVERVSSLAQAPYHLELGGYETRTSTSARNQAGEVTGQLIRMTQAIRLHDVANETLLLDTQVMVMRDLQLDPAASLAAERERRDLEEPMWQELARNILDRISRQLPQEGADSSIPQGPAR, from the coding sequence ATGAACTTATCGCGTCGCAGCCTATTAGCAGGCCTGGTGGCCGGGACGTTTGCCGGAACACTGGCTGGGGTATCCGGCTGTGGCTTTCGTTTACGGGGTGTTGGCGGGTTTGGCGGTCAGTTAAACCTTGAGTTCTTGTATGTTACTGGCAGTGTCCCCGCGGGATTAATGGCGGCACTGAATCAACAGTTGGATGCTGCCGGTGTCGAGCGGGTCAGCAGTCTTGCCCAGGCGCCCTACCATTTGGAATTAGGGGGCTATGAAACACGAACCAGTACCAGTGCCCGCAATCAAGCGGGTGAAGTTACTGGCCAGTTGATTCGGATGACCCAGGCGATTCGGTTGCATGATGTCGCCAATGAAACCCTGTTATTAGACACCCAGGTGATGGTCATGCGTGATCTGCAACTTGATCCCGCTGCCAGTTTAGCCGCGGAACGAGAGCGTCGCGATTTAGAGGAGCCCATGTGGCAAGAATTGGCGCGAAACATTCTAGATCGCATTAGTCGACAATTGCCGCAAGAGGGTGCGGATTCGTCAATACCGCAAGGGCCGGCGCGCTAA
- the rpsT gene encoding 30S ribosomal protein S20, whose translation MANTAQAAKRAKQAEVRRLRNASQRSDMRTAVKKVLAAINSGDKEQARSLFVAAQSKLDKMARKGIIEKNKAARSKSRINARIKAIA comes from the coding sequence GTGGCCAATACAGCACAAGCAGCAAAGCGCGCTAAGCAAGCAGAAGTTCGTCGTTTACGTAACGCATCACAGCGTTCAGATATGCGTACAGCCGTTAAAAAAGTATTAGCAGCTATTAACAGTGGTGACAAAGAGCAAGCGCGTAGCTTGTTTGTAGCAGCGCAGTCTAAGTTAGATAAAATGGCGCGTAAAGGCATCATTGAAAAGAACAAGGCGGCACGTTCTAAGAGCCGTATCAACGCACGTATTAAAGCTATCGCTTAA
- the rsfS gene encoding ribosome silencing factor encodes MELNAAIELVTKTLDDGKARDIQVIDVTGLASFTDCMVVATGTSTTHVKALGGMVEQAFKEANDPCLGAESGPQPEWMLVDHGNIVVHVMTEQARAYYSLEKLWQVKDDAPKPVADSSHA; translated from the coding sequence ATGGAATTAAATGCAGCAATTGAGCTGGTCACCAAAACACTTGACGATGGCAAAGCCCGAGATATTCAAGTGATTGATGTGACTGGTTTGGCGAGTTTTACCGATTGTATGGTGGTGGCGACTGGTACTTCAACCACCCATGTTAAAGCCCTTGGTGGCATGGTGGAGCAAGCCTTTAAGGAAGCCAATGATCCGTGTTTGGGTGCCGAAAGTGGCCCACAGCCAGAATGGATGCTGGTAGATCATGGCAATATAGTAGTCCATGTTATGACCGAGCAGGCTCGCGCCTATTATTCATTAGAAAAGTTGTGGCAGGTTAAAGACGACGCTCCTAAGCCAGTGGCGGATTCGTCTCACGCATAA
- the leuS gene encoding leucine--tRNA ligase encodes MSAHANETASYQPQTLEAAIQQVWQDQKVFEVTEDPTKEKYYCLSMFPYPSGRLHMGHVRNYTIGDVISRYQRMLGKNVLQPMGFDAFGLPAENAAMQNKVAPAAWTYDNMDYMRNQLQQLGLGYDWSREVATCSPDYYRWEQWLFTKLYEKGLVYRKLSVVNWDPVDQTVLANEQVIDGKGWRSGAPVERKEIAQWFLKITDYADELLQDLEQLEGWPEQVKTMQRNWIGKSTGMEVEFPLVESIDGFDATLKVYTTRPDTLMGVSYVAVAADHPLAKQAALINEPLAQFIEECSHISTAEADMETMEKKGVDTGLRVRHPISNEVVPVWAANFVLMGYGTGAVMAVPAHDQRDFEFAQKYRLPIKPVIRPADQDSVDVSEQAYTERGVLFNSGELDGLDFNAAMDKLADLLGAKDLGRKQTNFRLRDWGISRQRYWGCPIPMIYCAECDPVPVPEQDLPVRLPEDVVPDGAGSPLAKLDSFQNCTCPKCGGAAKRESDTFDTFFESSWYYARYACADNDQAMLDERANYWLPVDQYIGGIEHAILHLLYARFFHKLMRDVGLVNSDEPFKNLLTQGMVLMNGAKMSKSKGNTVDPQGLIEKYGADTVRLFIMFAAPPEQSLEWSDSGVEGAHRFLNRVWRLVHQHVETSPVVVACQSNEGLSKEQKALRLKLHESLQKVSDDIGRRLQFNTAIAACMELLNALAKFEDDSEQGRALMQEALELLVLMLSPMVPHITQALWEQLGQPGLVLDVTWPKVDNAALVQDEIELMVQVNGKLRGKIAVAKDAEKAAILAAAKAEDSVHKFIDGKELVKEILVPGRLVNFVVKEA; translated from the coding sequence ATGAGTGCACACGCCAACGAGACTGCGAGCTATCAACCACAAACACTAGAAGCTGCGATTCAGCAAGTTTGGCAGGATCAAAAAGTCTTTGAAGTCACCGAAGATCCTACTAAAGAAAAATATTATTGCTTGTCGATGTTTCCTTATCCGAGCGGGCGTTTGCATATGGGGCATGTGCGCAACTACACCATTGGCGATGTGATTTCGCGTTATCAGCGTATGTTAGGTAAAAATGTATTACAGCCGATGGGTTTTGATGCCTTTGGTTTGCCGGCAGAAAATGCGGCGATGCAAAACAAGGTCGCCCCGGCGGCTTGGACCTATGACAATATGGACTATATGCGTAACCAGTTGCAGCAGCTGGGCTTGGGTTATGACTGGTCGCGTGAAGTGGCGACCTGTTCACCGGACTATTATCGTTGGGAGCAGTGGTTGTTCACCAAGCTGTATGAAAAAGGCTTGGTCTATCGCAAGTTATCGGTGGTGAATTGGGATCCAGTCGATCAAACAGTTTTGGCTAATGAGCAGGTGATTGATGGCAAGGGCTGGCGTTCGGGTGCGCCTGTTGAGCGTAAAGAAATCGCGCAATGGTTTTTGAAAATTACCGATTATGCCGATGAACTTTTACAAGACTTAGAACAGTTGGAAGGCTGGCCGGAGCAGGTTAAAACCATGCAGCGTAACTGGATTGGTAAATCGACCGGGATGGAGGTTGAGTTCCCGTTGGTTGAGTCGATTGACGGCTTTGATGCCACGCTTAAGGTCTATACCACCCGCCCTGATACCTTAATGGGGGTGTCTTATGTCGCGGTGGCGGCGGATCATCCATTGGCCAAACAGGCCGCTTTAATAAATGAACCCTTAGCGCAATTTATTGAGGAATGCTCACATATTTCGACCGCCGAAGCCGACATGGAAACCATGGAGAAAAAGGGCGTTGATACCGGCTTGCGTGTCCGTCATCCGATTAGCAACGAGGTTGTACCCGTTTGGGCGGCGAATTTTGTCTTAATGGGCTACGGCACCGGCGCGGTGATGGCGGTACCGGCGCATGACCAGCGCGATTTTGAATTTGCGCAAAAATACCGTCTGCCGATTAAGCCGGTGATTCGTCCAGCGGATCAAGATTCGGTGGATGTATCGGAGCAGGCTTATACCGAGCGCGGCGTGTTATTTAATTCCGGCGAACTGGACGGCTTAGATTTCAATGCAGCGATGGATAAGTTGGCGGATTTATTGGGTGCTAAAGATCTAGGGCGTAAACAAACCAATTTCCGTTTGCGCGATTGGGGTATTTCACGTCAGCGTTATTGGGGTTGCCCGATTCCGATGATTTATTGTGCCGAGTGTGACCCGGTGCCAGTGCCTGAACAGGATTTACCGGTGCGCTTACCCGAAGATGTGGTGCCGGATGGGGCGGGTTCGCCCTTGGCCAAACTCGACAGTTTTCAAAACTGTACTTGTCCAAAATGCGGTGGAGCGGCCAAGCGCGAATCGGATACCTTTGATACCTTCTTTGAATCCTCTTGGTATTACGCGCGTTATGCCTGTGCCGATAACGATCAGGCGATGTTGGATGAGCGAGCGAATTATTGGCTACCCGTCGATCAATATATTGGCGGCATTGAACACGCGATTTTGCATTTGTTGTACGCGCGTTTTTTCCACAAGCTGATGCGTGATGTCGGCTTGGTAAACTCGGATGAACCGTTTAAAAATCTGCTCACTCAAGGCATGGTGTTAATGAATGGCGCGAAAATGTCCAAGTCGAAAGGCAATACGGTAGACCCGCAAGGCTTAATCGAAAAATACGGTGCCGATACCGTGCGCTTGTTTATTATGTTCGCCGCGCCGCCAGAGCAGAGTTTGGAATGGTCGGATTCAGGGGTTGAGGGCGCGCATCGTTTCTTAAACCGCGTCTGGCGTTTGGTGCATCAGCATGTTGAAACATCACCAGTTGTGGTGGCCTGCCAGTCGAATGAGGGGCTTAGCAAAGAGCAAAAAGCTTTGCGTCTAAAACTGCATGAAAGCCTACAAAAAGTATCCGACGATATAGGCCGTCGTTTGCAGTTTAATACTGCGATTGCTGCCTGTATGGAATTGTTGAACGCGTTGGCTAAGTTTGAAGACGACAGTGAGCAAGGGCGCGCGCTGATGCAAGAAGCCTTGGAATTATTGGTGTTGATGCTGTCACCGATGGTGCCGCATATTACCCAGGCATTATGGGAACAGCTCGGACAACCAGGTCTGGTATTGGATGTGACTTGGCCGAAGGTTGATAATGCTGCATTAGTGCAAGATGAGATTGAACTGATGGTGCAGGTCAATGGCAAGCTGCGCGGCAAAATTGCGGTGGCGAAGGATGCCGAAAAAGCCGCGATTTTGGCGGCCGCCAAAGCAGAGGACTCGGTACACAAATTCATCGATGGCAAGGAGTTGGTTAAGGAAATTTTGGTGCCAGGTCGTTTAGTCAATTTTGTGGTTAAGGAGGCGTAA